A single genomic interval of Rhodopseudomonas palustris harbors:
- a CDS encoding 4Fe-4S binding protein, which yields MAYKIVTSQCTVCGACEFECPNAAISMKRGTYVIDATKCTECEGQFDKPQCVSVCPVDNTCVPA from the coding sequence ATGGCCTACAAGATTGTTACCTCCCAGTGCACCGTCTGCGGTGCGTGTGAATTCGAATGCCCGAACGCTGCGATCAGCATGAAGCGCGGCACCTATGTGATCGACGCGACCAAGTGCACCGAGTGCGAAGGTCAGTTCGACAAGCCGCAGTGCGTCTCGGTCTGCCCGGTCGACAACACCTGCGTGCCGGCCTGA
- the nifA gene encoding nif-specific transcriptional activator NifA — MAQREIRLVDNEYPSPSMTHPPIPLSDIALTGIFEISKILTSPARLEITLANVVNLLQSFLQMRNGVVSLLADDGVPDITVGVGWNEGSDNRYRARLPQKAIDQIVATAVPLVADNVSAHPMFTAADAMALGATDEIRVSFIGVPIRIDSRVVGTLSIDRVRDGRSHFRMDADVRFLTMVANLIGQTVKLHRVVARDRERLMAESHRLQKELSELKPERERKRVKVDGIVGESPAIRKLLAKVSIIAKSQSPVLLRGESGTGKELIAKAIHELSARANGPFIKINCAALPESVLESELFGHEKGAFTGAIASRKGRFELADKGTLFLDEIGEISASFQAKLLRVLQEQEFERVGGNQTIKVNVRIVAATNRNLEEAVARKEFRADLYYRINVVPMILPPLRDRPSDIPLLASEFLKNFNKENGRELAFESHALDLLKACSFPGNVRELENCVRRTATLAMGPEIRDSDFACHQDECLSAILWKGHAEPAPERPRPEIPLQVLPRKAPVEIVHPREPVASADDFAPAPVRSEMPSDESNMSERERLINAMERAGWVQAKAARILGLTPRQIGYALKKHNIELKHF, encoded by the coding sequence ATGGCTCAGCGCGAAATTCGCCTTGTCGATAACGAGTACCCGTCGCCTTCGATGACCCATCCTCCGATACCGCTGAGTGACATCGCGCTCACCGGCATTTTCGAGATCTCGAAAATCCTCACCTCACCGGCGCGGTTGGAGATCACCCTCGCCAACGTCGTCAACCTGCTGCAGTCATTTTTGCAGATGCGCAACGGCGTGGTGTCGCTGCTCGCCGATGACGGCGTGCCCGATATTACCGTCGGGGTCGGCTGGAATGAGGGCAGCGACAACCGCTATCGCGCCCGGCTGCCGCAGAAGGCGATCGACCAGATCGTCGCGACCGCGGTGCCGCTGGTCGCCGACAACGTCTCCGCCCATCCGATGTTCACCGCCGCCGATGCCATGGCGCTCGGCGCCACCGACGAAATCCGGGTGTCGTTCATCGGCGTGCCGATCCGGATCGACTCGCGGGTGGTGGGGACGCTGAGTATCGACCGCGTCCGCGATGGCCGTTCGCACTTCCGGATGGACGCCGACGTGCGCTTCCTCACCATGGTGGCCAATCTGATCGGCCAAACCGTGAAGCTGCACCGCGTCGTCGCCCGCGACCGCGAGCGGCTGATGGCGGAAAGCCACCGGCTGCAGAAGGAACTGTCCGAGCTGAAGCCGGAGCGCGAGCGCAAGCGGGTCAAGGTCGACGGCATCGTCGGCGAGAGCCCGGCGATCCGCAAACTGCTGGCCAAGGTCAGCATCATCGCCAAGTCGCAGTCGCCCGTGTTGCTGCGCGGCGAGTCGGGAACCGGCAAGGAGCTGATCGCAAAAGCGATCCACGAATTGTCGGCGCGCGCCAACGGCCCGTTCATCAAGATCAACTGCGCGGCGCTGCCGGAATCGGTGCTGGAGTCCGAGCTGTTCGGGCACGAGAAGGGCGCGTTCACCGGCGCGATCGCCTCGCGCAAGGGCCGGTTCGAGCTCGCCGACAAGGGCACGCTGTTCCTCGACGAGATCGGTGAGATCTCCGCGTCGTTCCAGGCCAAGCTGCTGCGCGTCTTGCAGGAACAGGAATTCGAACGGGTCGGCGGCAACCAGACCATCAAGGTCAATGTCCGCATCGTCGCCGCGACCAACCGCAATCTGGAAGAGGCGGTGGCGCGCAAGGAATTCCGCGCCGATCTGTATTACCGCATCAATGTAGTGCCGATGATCCTGCCGCCGCTGCGCGACCGGCCCAGCGACATCCCGCTTCTGGCGAGCGAATTCCTGAAGAACTTCAACAAGGAGAACGGCCGCGAGCTGGCCTTCGAGTCGCACGCGCTGGATCTGCTGAAGGCCTGCTCGTTCCCCGGCAACGTCCGCGAGCTGGAGAACTGCGTGCGCCGCACCGCCACCCTGGCGATGGGGCCGGAAATCCGCGACAGCGATTTCGCCTGTCATCAGGACGAGTGCCTGTCGGCGATCCTGTGGAAAGGCCACGCCGAGCCCGCGCCTGAGCGCCCACGCCCCGAAATCCCCCTGCAGGTGCTGCCGCGCAAGGCGCCGGTGGAAATCGTCCATCCGCGCGAGCCGGTCGCATCAGCGGATGATTTTGCGCCGGCGCCGGTTCGTTCCGAGATGCCATCCGACGAATCGAACATGTCGGAGCGCGAGCGGCTGATCAACGCCATGGAGCGAGCCGGGTGGGTGCAGGCGAAGGCCGCACGCATTCTCGGCCTCACGCCGCGCCAGATCGGCTACGCGCTGAAGAAGCACAACATCGAGCTCAAGCACTTCTGA
- a CDS encoding SDR family NAD(P)-dependent oxidoreductase: protein MPSATGGACPFHNDQREARVGKQKTLVLTGASRGIGHATGKLFSDAGWRIITCSRQPFADDRCPWATGLENHVAVELADHRAVPRAIDELKEKLGGGPLNALINNAAISPKSAEGERLTSLNTPVGTWMSVFHVNLLAPVMLAQGLFDELRAGQGSIVNVTSIVGSRVHPFAGSAYATSKAALTCLTREMAHDYAPYGIRVNAIAPGEIKTDILSPETEAMLAPTIPMRRIGTPEEVAKVMFFLCSDAASYVTGEEIHINGGQHV from the coding sequence ATGCCGTCGGCCACAGGCGGCGCCTGTCCGTTTCACAATGATCAGCGCGAGGCGCGCGTCGGCAAGCAAAAGACGCTGGTCCTGACCGGCGCGTCGCGCGGTATCGGCCATGCCACCGGCAAGCTGTTCTCCGACGCCGGCTGGCGCATCATTACCTGCTCGCGGCAGCCGTTCGCCGACGACCGCTGTCCGTGGGCGACCGGCCTCGAGAATCACGTCGCGGTCGAACTCGCCGACCATCGCGCGGTGCCCCGGGCGATCGACGAACTGAAAGAGAAGCTCGGCGGCGGCCCATTGAACGCCCTGATCAACAATGCGGCGATCTCCCCCAAGAGCGCCGAGGGCGAACGGCTGACCTCGTTGAACACGCCGGTCGGCACCTGGATGAGCGTGTTCCACGTCAACCTGCTGGCACCGGTGATGCTGGCGCAGGGGCTGTTCGACGAACTGCGCGCCGGCCAGGGCTCGATCGTCAACGTCACCTCGATCGTCGGCTCGCGCGTGCATCCGTTCGCCGGCAGCGCCTACGCCACCTCGAAAGCGGCGCTGACCTGCCTGACCCGTGAGATGGCGCATGACTACGCGCCCTACGGCATCCGGGTAAATGCGATCGCGCCGGGTGAGATCAAGACCGACATCCTGTCGCCCGAGACCGAGGCAATGCTGGCGCCAACGATTCCGATGCGCCGGATCGGAACCCCTGAGGAAGTCGCCAAGGTGATGTTCTTCCTGTGCTCGGATGCGGCCAGCTATGTCACCGGCGAAGAAATCCACATCAATGGCGGTCAGCACGTCTGA
- a CDS encoding xanthine dehydrogenase, producing the protein MTQPLQLSAGGFAVVLGTNEIASAVAVHLHRAGCCVVMSHDPFPPVIRRKMAFHDALYGDEVTVEGVRGERVDHATQIFKALRRHDNVLVTWLALPDLLPISTVDVLIDARMQKHRVTPDLRGLARVSVGLGPGFSTAVNCDVAIETRPGRSGLIVGSGWTDAADGVASPLGGVGAERFQYSQASGRWRTAVEIGSRVFSGYPIGHLGGVPVRAPCDGILRGVVRDGQDVPQGVKLLEVDSRGRHAQWTGIDDRGRGIAKAVLRAVQPQTEIRPSYAAQPIAVF; encoded by the coding sequence ATGACGCAGCCTCTCCAACTCAGCGCCGGCGGCTTCGCGGTCGTGCTCGGGACTAATGAGATCGCCTCCGCCGTCGCTGTGCATCTGCACCGCGCCGGCTGCTGTGTGGTGATGTCGCACGATCCGTTTCCGCCGGTGATCCGCCGCAAGATGGCGTTTCACGATGCGCTGTATGGCGACGAAGTCACGGTCGAAGGCGTGCGTGGCGAGCGGGTCGATCACGCCACCCAGATTTTCAAGGCGCTGCGCCGCCACGACAACGTGCTGGTGACCTGGCTGGCGCTGCCGGACCTGCTGCCGATCAGCACGGTCGACGTGCTGATCGATGCGCGGATGCAGAAGCACCGGGTGACGCCGGACCTGCGCGGGCTCGCGCGCGTCAGCGTCGGCCTCGGGCCCGGCTTCTCGACCGCGGTGAACTGCGACGTTGCGATCGAAACCCGTCCCGGCCGCAGCGGCCTGATCGTCGGCTCCGGCTGGACCGATGCGGCCGACGGCGTCGCCAGCCCGCTCGGCGGCGTCGGAGCCGAGCGCTTCCAATATTCGCAGGCCAGCGGCCGATGGCGGACCGCGGTCGAAATCGGCAGCCGTGTCTTCAGCGGCTATCCGATCGGTCACCTCGGCGGCGTTCCGGTGCGGGCGCCGTGCGACGGCATCCTGCGCGGCGTCGTGCGCGACGGCCAGGACGTGCCGCAGGGCGTCAAGCTGCTGGAGGTGGATTCCCGCGGCCGCCATGCGCAGTGGACCGGGATCGACGATCGCGGCCGGGGCATCGCCAAGGCGGTGCTGCGCGCCGTGCAGCCGCAGACCGAAATTCGCCCGAGCTACGCGGCGCAGCCGATCGCGGTGTTCTAG
- the feoB gene encoding ferrous iron transporter B, with translation MSSIDSHPFNLALVGTPNSGKTSLFNALTGSRQKVANYPGVTVERKTGLFTTPAGRVVSLVDLPGTYSLRGRSPDEEITRDVVLGRKSGEPVPDLVLCVADSTNLRLTFRLMLELKGTGRPLMLVLNMYDIAMRRGVTVDVEKLSAQLGIPVVTSIAVRKGGTAELLKRTDEFAARAPAPATDTNWRPLSTSELRALQREADRIIADCVSLPARPHTLTAQIDRVVLHPVAGLLILILILFVMFQAVFSWAQPIMELISGGFEALGAFVQANLPEGLLQSFLQNGVISGVGSVLVFLPQIIIIFLFILLLEDLGYMARAAFLMDRIMGGAGLHGRAFIPLLSSFACAIPGIMATRVIDNRRDRLTTILIAPLMTCSARIPVYTLIISAFVPAKDVFGWINLQGLVMFGLYTAGIVSALTVSALVKFFMWRDYEPAPFMLELPDYKLPRLQSVAIGIYIRAKMFLQRAGTTIFSMMVLIWFLASFPRPPIGATEPAIDYSLASIIGHAVEPVLAPLGFNWQIAVALIPGMAAREVAVAALGTVYAIEGGKEAAEQIGLVLASKWSLATALSLLAWFVFAPQCASTLAVIKRETGSWRWMGVTFVYMFVLAYIASLITYNVAVALGAG, from the coding sequence ATGAGCTCGATCGATTCTCACCCGTTCAACCTTGCCCTGGTTGGAACACCCAATAGCGGCAAGACCTCCCTGTTCAACGCGCTGACGGGTAGCCGCCAGAAGGTGGCGAACTACCCGGGCGTGACCGTCGAGCGCAAGACCGGCCTGTTCACCACGCCGGCCGGCCGTGTCGTCAGTCTGGTCGATCTGCCGGGCACCTATTCGCTGCGCGGCCGCAGCCCCGACGAAGAGATCACCCGCGATGTGGTGCTCGGCCGCAAGTCGGGCGAGCCGGTGCCGGATCTGGTGCTGTGTGTCGCCGACTCGACAAACCTGCGGCTGACCTTCCGGCTGATGCTGGAATTGAAGGGGACCGGCCGTCCGCTGATGCTCGTGCTGAACATGTACGACATCGCAATGCGCCGTGGCGTCACGGTCGATGTCGAGAAGCTGTCGGCGCAGCTTGGTATTCCGGTGGTGACGTCTATCGCGGTCCGCAAGGGCGGCACCGCGGAGCTGCTGAAGCGGACCGATGAATTCGCCGCCCGGGCGCCGGCGCCCGCGACCGACACCAATTGGCGGCCGCTGTCCACCAGCGAGCTGCGCGCCCTGCAACGCGAGGCCGACCGCATCATCGCCGATTGCGTCAGCCTGCCGGCGCGGCCCCACACCCTGACGGCTCAGATCGACCGGGTGGTGCTGCATCCCGTCGCCGGCCTGCTGATCCTGATCCTGATCCTGTTCGTGATGTTCCAGGCGGTGTTCTCCTGGGCGCAGCCGATCATGGAGCTGATCTCCGGTGGCTTCGAAGCCCTCGGCGCCTTCGTCCAGGCCAACTTGCCCGAGGGGCTGCTGCAGAGTTTCCTGCAGAACGGCGTGATCTCCGGCGTCGGCAGCGTCCTCGTGTTCCTGCCGCAGATCATCATCATCTTCCTGTTCATCCTGCTGCTGGAAGACCTCGGCTACATGGCGCGCGCCGCGTTCCTGATGGATCGCATCATGGGCGGCGCCGGTCTGCACGGCCGTGCCTTCATTCCGCTGCTTTCGAGCTTTGCCTGCGCGATCCCCGGAATCATGGCGACGCGCGTGATCGACAACCGCCGCGACCGCCTCACCACCATCCTGATCGCGCCGCTGATGACCTGCTCGGCGCGCATCCCGGTCTATACGCTGATCATCTCGGCCTTCGTGCCGGCCAAGGACGTGTTCGGCTGGATCAATCTGCAGGGGCTGGTGATGTTCGGCCTCTACACCGCGGGCATCGTCAGCGCCCTGACGGTGTCGGCGCTGGTCAAGTTCTTCATGTGGCGCGACTACGAGCCGGCGCCGTTCATGCTCGAACTGCCGGACTACAAACTGCCGCGGCTGCAGAGCGTGGCCATCGGCATCTATATCCGTGCCAAGATGTTCCTGCAGCGCGCCGGTACCACCATCTTCTCGATGATGGTGCTGATCTGGTTCCTGGCTTCGTTCCCGCGGCCGCCGATCGGCGCGACCGAGCCGGCGATCGACTACAGCCTGGCCTCGATCATCGGCCACGCGGTCGAGCCGGTGCTGGCGCCGCTCGGCTTCAACTGGCAGATCGCGGTGGCGCTGATCCCCGGCATGGCGGCGCGCGAGGTCGCGGTCGCGGCGCTCGGCACCGTCTATGCGATCGAGGGCGGCAAGGAAGCGGCCGAGCAGATCGGCCTGGTGCTGGCTTCGAAGTGGAGCCTGGCCACCGCGCTGTCGCTGCTGGCCTGGTTCGTGTTCGCGCCGCAATGCGCCTCGACGCTGGCGGTGATCAAGCGCGAGACCGGAAGCTGGCGCTGGATGGGCGTCACCTTCGTCTACATGTTCGTGCTCGCCTATATCGCCAGCCTGATCACCTACAACGTCGCCGTCGCCCTCGGCGCCGGCTAG
- a CDS encoding FeoA family protein, with protein sequence MTQIPHHNGHSHHQPILLGNARRGYRGVVQAIDPHRGASSLQPIELESRLIELGFVEGAKVEVLHEGIIGRDPIAVRVDNITIAVRRREAMAVVLM encoded by the coding sequence ATGACCCAAATCCCCCATCACAACGGCCACAGCCATCACCAGCCGATCCTGCTGGGGAACGCGCGACGCGGCTATCGCGGCGTCGTCCAGGCGATCGATCCGCACCGCGGGGCGTCGTCGTTGCAGCCGATCGAATTGGAAAGCCGGCTGATCGAGCTCGGCTTCGTCGAGGGGGCCAAGGTCGAAGTGTTGCACGAGGGTATCATCGGCCGGGATCCGATCGCGGTCCGGGTCGACAACATCACCATCGCGGTCCGCCGCCGCGAGGCGATGGCCGTCGTGTTGATGTGA
- a CDS encoding methyl-accepting chemotaxis protein yields the protein MLSRLSIRTKIIALVALLLVAMSGIGGLGLLKMRTLNDSTVDIATNWLPSVRVLGDIRTTLAMYRVTLRAHAMETTAEGKATAAKRIAGVEEVINKQLDSYQKMITTPEEKALYEQFSKELNVYLDGAKKAVEMSQKSVGQSTAELGEYLTKTLGPIGSRVDAVLQKDVDLNKKGADESTALAEATYSSAVMIVVTILVLTIAFGFIASYLVIRDISRGIASIIAPMQALGQGNLAAEVPHRGESTEIGAMADSLQIFKEALIAKREADQAAAREAEEKIARGHRVDAATRQFEAAISEIVETVSSASTELEASAGTLTSTADRSQELATSVAAASEEASTNVQSVASATEEMSSSITEISRQVQESSRIASEAVDQARKTNASVGDLSEAASRIGDVVELINTIAGQTNLLALNATIEAARAGEAGRGFAVVAAEVKALAEQTAKATGEIGQHISGIQSATNESVNAIREIGQTIGRMSEISSAIAAAVEEQGAATQEISRNVQQAAHGTQQVSANITDVQRGATETGSASAQVLSAAQSLSQESSRLKIEVTRFLDTVRAA from the coding sequence ATGTTGTCCAGACTTTCGATTCGTACCAAGATCATCGCGCTCGTGGCGCTGCTTCTCGTGGCCATGTCGGGGATCGGTGGGCTGGGCCTGCTCAAGATGCGGACCCTGAACGACTCGACGGTCGATATCGCCACCAACTGGCTGCCGAGCGTGCGCGTGCTTGGTGACATCCGCACGACCCTGGCGATGTATCGGGTGACGCTGCGAGCCCACGCGATGGAGACAACGGCGGAAGGCAAGGCGACGGCCGCAAAGCGAATCGCCGGCGTCGAAGAGGTCATCAACAAGCAGCTCGACAGCTACCAAAAGATGATTACCACGCCTGAAGAAAAGGCGCTGTACGAACAGTTCAGCAAGGAGCTGAACGTCTATCTCGACGGTGCCAAGAAGGCAGTGGAGATGTCGCAAAAGAGTGTCGGTCAGTCCACTGCCGAGCTGGGCGAGTACCTGACAAAGACGCTGGGGCCGATCGGAAGCCGGGTCGATGCCGTCCTGCAGAAGGATGTCGATCTGAACAAGAAGGGTGCTGATGAGTCGACCGCTTTGGCGGAAGCGACTTATAGCTCGGCGGTGATGATCGTCGTCACCATTCTGGTGCTGACGATCGCGTTCGGGTTCATCGCCAGCTATCTGGTGATCCGCGACATCAGCCGCGGCATCGCGTCGATCATCGCGCCGATGCAGGCGCTGGGCCAGGGTAACCTCGCTGCCGAGGTGCCGCATCGCGGCGAGTCGACCGAAATCGGCGCGATGGCGGATTCGCTGCAGATCTTCAAGGAAGCGCTGATCGCCAAGCGCGAGGCCGATCAGGCCGCGGCGCGCGAGGCCGAGGAAAAGATCGCGCGCGGCCACCGGGTCGACGCGGCCACAAGGCAGTTCGAAGCCGCGATCAGCGAGATCGTCGAGACGGTGTCGTCGGCCTCCACCGAGCTGGAGGCATCGGCCGGCACGCTGACCTCGACAGCCGATCGCTCCCAGGAGCTGGCGACGTCGGTCGCGGCGGCGTCCGAAGAAGCTTCCACCAATGTCCAGTCGGTCGCTTCCGCGACCGAGGAGATGTCGTCGTCGATCACCGAGATCAGCCGTCAGGTCCAGGAGTCGTCGCGGATCGCCTCGGAGGCGGTGGATCAGGCCCGCAAGACCAACGCCAGCGTCGGTGATTTGTCGGAAGCGGCCAGCCGGATCGGCGACGTCGTCGAACTGATCAACACCATTGCGGGCCAGACCAACCTGTTGGCGCTCAACGCCACGATCGAGGCGGCGCGCGCCGGTGAGGCCGGTCGCGGCTTCGCGGTGGTGGCCGCCGAGGTCAAGGCGCTGGCCGAGCAGACTGCGAAAGCCACCGGCGAAATCGGCCAGCACATTTCGGGAATCCAGTCGGCGACCAACGAGTCGGTCAATGCGATCCGCGAGATCGGGCAGACCATCGGGCGGATGTCGGAGATTTCGTCGGCGATCGCTGCCGCGGTCGAGGAGCAGGGCGCCGCTACTCAGGAAATCTCCCGCAACGTGCAGCAGGCGGCGCATGGCACCCAGCAGGTGTCGGCGAACATCACCGACGTGCAGCGCGGCGCGACCGAGACCGGTTCGGCCTCGGCTCAAGTGCTGTCGGCGGCGCAGTCGCTGTCACAGGAATCCAGCCGGCTGAAGATCGAGGTCACCCGGTTCCTCGATACGGTCCGCGCAGCCTGA
- a CDS encoding methyl-accepting chemotaxis protein, whose protein sequence is MFAKITIRTKITALVAALLIALSGLGALAVVEMRSLNAASTDIATNWLPSVRVLGEMRAYVLSYRGALRDHILDLTAEGKDGADKRMSSTQVSLDKALKDYEKLVTSPEERALYEDFAKGWIDYKAAVVKALEISRSSVGQFPASAWDYAKKNLVPIATRMDDTLQRDIDLNNKGAQTSTETADTTYSFGFGLVVTILAIAFALGIAMSVLVIRDIISAIASIISPMQDLGKGNLAAEVPHRGEPTEIGRMADALQVFKEALIAKRDADAAAAKEAEEKIARAQRVDSATRQFEHAIGEIVDTVSSASTELEASASTLTSTAERAQELATSVAAASEEASTNVQSVASATEEMTSSITEISRQVQESARIANDAVDQARRTNESVSDLSHAAARIGDVVELINTIAGQTNLLALNATIEAARAGEAGRGFAVVAAEVKALAEQTAKATGEISQHITGIQTATGQSVEAIKEIGQTIGRMSEIASTIASAVEEQGAATQEISRNVQQAAHGTQQVSSNITDVQRGATETGSASSQVLSAAQSLSQDSNRLKVEVTKFLDTVRAA, encoded by the coding sequence ATGTTCGCCAAGATCACCATACGTACCAAGATTACTGCGCTGGTCGCCGCCCTGCTGATTGCCCTGTCGGGTCTCGGCGCGCTGGCGGTGGTCGAGATGCGGTCGCTCAATGCCGCGTCGACGGATATCGCGACCAACTGGCTGCCGAGCGTGCGGGTTCTCGGCGAGATGCGCGCCTACGTGCTGAGCTACCGTGGCGCCCTGCGCGATCACATCCTGGATCTCACCGCAGAAGGCAAGGATGGCGCCGACAAACGGATGTCTTCGACCCAGGTGTCGCTGGATAAGGCCCTCAAGGACTACGAGAAGCTGGTGACCTCTCCAGAGGAGCGGGCTTTGTACGAGGACTTTGCCAAGGGGTGGATCGACTACAAAGCCGCCGTCGTAAAGGCCCTTGAGATCTCGCGCAGCAGCGTTGGCCAGTTTCCCGCGTCGGCCTGGGACTATGCGAAGAAGAACCTGGTCCCGATCGCGACCCGGATGGATGACACGCTGCAGCGCGACATCGACCTCAACAACAAGGGGGCGCAGACCTCGACCGAGACTGCTGATACCACCTACAGCTTCGGCTTTGGCCTGGTCGTCACGATTCTCGCGATCGCCTTTGCGCTCGGCATCGCCATGAGCGTGCTGGTGATCCGGGACATCATCAGCGCGATCGCATCGATCATTTCGCCGATGCAGGACCTCGGGAAGGGTAATCTGGCGGCGGAGGTGCCGCATCGCGGCGAGCCGACCGAAATCGGCCGGATGGCGGATGCGCTGCAGGTCTTCAAGGAGGCGCTGATCGCCAAGCGCGATGCCGACGCCGCGGCTGCCAAGGAGGCCGAGGAGAAGATCGCGCGCGCCCAGCGGGTCGACAGCGCGACCCGGCAGTTCGAACACGCCATCGGCGAGATCGTCGATACCGTGTCGTCGGCCTCCACGGAGCTCGAAGCTTCGGCCAGCACCCTGACCTCGACCGCCGAGCGTGCCCAGGAACTGGCGACGTCGGTGGCGGCGGCTTCCGAGGAAGCCTCCACCAACGTCCAGTCGGTGGCGTCGGCGACCGAAGAGATGACCTCGTCGATCACCGAGATCAGCCGGCAGGTGCAGGAATCGGCACGCATCGCCAACGATGCGGTCGATCAGGCCCGTCGGACCAACGAAAGCGTCAGCGATCTGTCGCATGCTGCGGCGCGGATCGGCGACGTGGTCGAACTGATCAACACCATTGCCGGCCAAACCAACCTGCTGGCGCTGAACGCCACGATCGAAGCGGCGCGTGCCGGCGAGGCGGGGCGGGGCTTTGCGGTGGTGGCGGCCGAAGTGAAGGCGCTGGCGGAACAGACCGCCAAAGCCACCGGTGAAATCAGCCAGCACATCACCGGCATTCAGACCGCGACCGGCCAATCGGTCGAAGCCATCAAGGAGATCGGCCAGACCATCGGCCGGATGTCGGAGATCGCCTCGACGATCGCTTCGGCGGTGGAAGAGCAGGGCGCCGCCACGCAGGAAATCTCCCGCAACGTGCAGCAGGCGGCGCACGGCACCCAGCAGGTGTCGTCGAACATCACCGACGTACAGCGCGGCGCCACCGAGACCGGCTCCGCCTCGTCGCAGGTGCTCTCCGCCGCGCAGTCGCTGTCGCAGGACAGCAACCGGCTGAAGGTCGAGGTCACCAAATTCCTCGACACCGTGCGGGCTGCCTAA
- a CDS encoding acyl transferase, whose product MTHSRSGPYQFQIAVNGVYYPSVFVIIDNRLITVTAAGRKRTEELGMMPPLALAEYLAGELVREQLARAAAAAAHPHPEDEPEPHSHIADDPEAAVKAVPTSESHEVHQSWLSKHLLRWVGGPPAHHHPRT is encoded by the coding sequence ATGACGCACAGTCGGTCTGGTCCGTACCAGTTTCAGATCGCCGTCAACGGCGTGTACTACCCGAGCGTGTTCGTGATCATCGACAACCGGCTGATCACGGTGACGGCCGCCGGCCGCAAGCGGACCGAGGAACTCGGCATGATGCCGCCGCTGGCGCTCGCGGAATATCTGGCTGGCGAATTGGTTCGCGAGCAGCTCGCCCGCGCGGCCGCCGCGGCGGCCCATCCCCATCCTGAAGACGAGCCGGAGCCGCACTCCCACATCGCGGACGACCCTGAAGCTGCCGTCAAGGCGGTGCCAACCTCGGAATCCCACGAGGTTCACCAGAGCTGGCTCAGCAAGCACCTGCTGCGCTGGGTCGGGGGCCCGCCGGCACATCATCATCCGCGCACGTAG